The following are encoded in a window of Fusarium falciforme chromosome 11, complete sequence genomic DNA:
- a CDS encoding C3H1-type domain-containing protein, with translation MASSDPSPELKGPTVAASANQCLESFQQCLISASSVHPREVSMVEDQLARFSSWATSIGVFAPGSASMDHRLRYASEVQSVVTGLLESLNYRVQTCSKVLTQLAESSTTDVSTTTNDRFGQSFLDIAAEITRLNKISNTIRRASKDTQALKASNFQIKDEEGENVEPLLLSHFEHHIGDWFPGISETIRQRLARAMLLRRKRILYRRHRQGNTSIRSENTISQASVTLPDAQPKAESSLQATSKIKDQKAAMERPAAKVAPSQVRSATTLAPEKFKMVSSSPSVVSASRTIASGKHQVLTYPPAPGFAAKRRYEKLRSQRIVEAAGTTKEPGLRELLESDLQAIGEITCPYCLYALPAAEVFDERKWQNHVKNDLDPYVCLFEDCDQPDILYAHSDEWLGHLHQHGKVWRCSSHREMGPFSTLEDYMKHMRDVHDTKLSDRQLRVVANRNSRKTAKLFPSCPLCGREESEVDGRLEDHLAGHLRSLALKSLPSYQDEIPDDVGDGNNSIDGSRPRSRSTIREMEEEKEEMLREGAGNFWDHWTPQLAQGISVNFLGDVYFELDLGDSEARVASLFFDTMVFKESSENLDDDPILQSMLQQQLARIEVIDAGTDDSSDLSVEQGVATSSKPLMGETSGQDEVDDATPQQPVNVEPSHAQTTPSGQDTEVDIPKEDEMPETLTKPTTQAPLATELEIPGDSGGVNLSSPPMDETSGQDEADNPDAKEPADAEAAHVQTETTGKGAEVIFPEGNKGPKPKPTTQSRPSPEPDFLEFLEGASWPEDFKRRVARLGKGEREAVQRVINARRADAEVVASLKRLEGVDEDDVVNGENAEDRGPVELGDALGFLDKVGNRFRDKPEAYEEFIEILQTYKRERTPIQDTYAQISVLFESAPDLLEDFKQFLPKSAPRTKPHSQMKQDVRPKNEDMLCQNVLIYGHCRDKDQGCKFNHGDGPGSVSRTTRPPGAPSMGSTSLEEKDDHHNRKKKRESGVYINGEKVMDLDHRKRPLTKRQSPSSSPGKAPGGSSSSQIPPRPGSTIDNQGSAASAPQARYANVPVTFHQPVSDGSYYPYTIAESDPLYGNYQSYPIPQSDPFKPPPPPSYLYPDDAFEADVEDDIPRPKNPLRKTRTSGIYVNGKKVRDSNRGNSPVGSRRERVVIVDNPLTPYTTPNALPYTPIGPLPVIVDERPRPRVEIEIIDDSRPRRHRHASDVPSSTRSLKEESTHPRHASDVPRSARSLNDDYEEQEKRRQRRRERRQQEEADERLRVRINKANAEISGHPPVPPEPQRSSPYRRPPVEILDPEADTARAVRWDELEQERRDEEARWRALKKEGKEMEPSAGVFDHEAELVEAVRRLKAEQERYEEEAHRLPQKEDGKGKEKEGEEKRPAVELPNREAELIEAVRRLDIERERRKEKARKEEMEEEEIQQRRLMERMKPRERSSVGSGSRRNRVLYDEGSYRWE, from the exons ATGGCGAGCTCAGACCCCAGCCCGGAGCTGAAGGGCCCAACTGTGGCCGCCTCGGCCAACCAGTGCCTAGAATCTTTCCAGCAATGCCTTATCAGCGCGTCTTCAGTCCATCCACGAGAGGTCTCTATGGTGGAAGACCAACTTGCGAGGTTCTCCAGCTGGGCTACTAGTATCGGCGTATTCGCTCCGGGGTCAGCCTCGATGGATCATCGCTTGCGATACGCCTCGGAGGTCCAGAGTGTAGTCACTGGTTTGCTGGAGTCCCTCAACTACCGTGTTCAGACCT GCTCGAAAGTCCTTACCCAGCTAGCAGAATCATCAACGACAGATGTCTCCACAACAACAAACGATCGGTTTGGGCAGTCATTTCTTGACATTGCCGCTGAGATCACTCGTCTTAACAAGATCTCCAACACAATTCGTCGGGCCAGCAAAGACACTCAGGCGCTCAAAGCAAGTAACTTCCAAATCAAAGACGAGGAGGGTGAAAACGTCGAGCCACTCCTTCTGAGCCATTTTGAACATCATATTGGCGACTGGTTTCCCGGTATCAGCGAAACCATCCGGCAGAGGCTCGCTCGAGCAATGCTTCTCAGACGGAAAAGAATCTTGTACCGGAGGCATCGCCAAGGCAACACTTCAATCCGTTCAGAAAATACGATTTCCCAGGCTTCTGTCACATTACCTGATGCTCAACCAAAAGCAGAATCTTCATTGCAAGCCACGTCAAAGATAAAAGACCAAAAGGCCGCCATGGAGAGGCCCGCGGCCAAAGTGGCGCCCTCACAAGTCAGAAGCGCCACAACTTTGGCTCCAGAGAAGTTCAAAATGGTTTCCTCAAGTCCATCAGTTGTCTCAGCAAGCAGGACAATCGCGTCGGGGAAACACCAGGTCCTGACCTATCCGCCCGCGCCTGGCTTCGCTGCCAAGCGGAGATATGAGAAGCTCAGAAGTCAACGAATAGTCGAGGCAGCGGGAACGACCAAGGAGCCGGGTCTCCGAGAGCTACTGGAGTCAGACCTTCAAGCGATAGGGGAAATCACCTGCCCTTATTGCCTTTATGCTCTACCAGCCGCTGAGGTCTTTGATGAGCGCAAGTGGCA AAATCACGTCAAGAATGACCTAGACCCTTACGTCTGTCTTTTTGAGGACTGCGACCAGCCCGATATTCTCTATGCTCACAGCGATGAATGGCTCGGCCACTTGCACCAACATGGCAAGGTTTGGCGCTGCTCTTCTCACCGCGAGATGGGCCCATTCTCTACCCTCGAGGACTACATGAAACACATGCGAGATGTCCACGACACCAAGCTCAGCGACAGGCAACTCAGAGTGGTGGCAAACAGGAATAGCCGCAAGACAGCCAAACTGTTTCCGTCATGTCCACTGTGCGGGAGAGAAGAATCCGAAGTCGACGGCCGTCTCGAGGATCACCTCGCCGGGCACCTGAGATCCCTTGCCCTGAAGTCACTTCCAAGCTACCAAGACGAGATCCCAGACgatgttggagatggaaaCAATAGCATCGACGGCTCACGACCACGAAGCAGAAGTACCATTAgagagatggaggaagaaaaggaggaGATGCTTCGAGAGGGAGCAGGAAACTTCTGGGACCATTGGACCCCCCAGCTGGCTCAAGGTATTTCAGTCAACTTTTTGGGAGATGTTTACTTTGAGCTAGACCTGGGGGACAGCGAGGCCCGGGTTGCCAGTCTGTTTTTCGATACGATGGTCTTCAAAGAATCGTCCGAGAATCTTGATGATGACCCCATTCTTCAGTCGATGCTACAACAGCAGCTGGCAAGAATAGAGGTTATCGATGCTGGAACAGACGACAGCTCGGATCTTTCAGTGGAACAGGGGGTGGCTACTTCGTCGAAACCTCTCATGGGCGAGACATCTGGGCAGGACGAAGTTGACGATGCGACCCCACAACAGCCTGTCAATGTTGAACCTTCGCATGCCCAGACAACTCCTTCTGGGCAAGACACCGAGGTGGACATTCCAAAGGAAGACGAGATGCCTGAAACACTTACCAAACCGACAACACAGGCTCCCCTAGCTACAGAGTTAGAGATCCCAGGGGACTCGGGAGGTGTCAATTTATCAAGCCCCCCCATGGACGAGACGTCTGGGCAGGATGAAGCTGATAACCCAGATGCAAAAGAGCCCGCCGATGCTGAAGCTGCTCATGTCCAAACAGAAACTACTGGAAAAGGCGCCGAGGTCATCTTTCCAGAGGGGAACAAGGGTCCAAAGCCTAAGCCGACGACACAGTCCCGCCCAAGCCCAGAGCCAGATTTTCTAGAGTTCCTGGAAGGGGCCTCTTGGCCTGAAGATTTCAAAAGGAGAGTAGCCAGGCTAGGGAAGGGGGAGAGAGAAGCCGTGCAACGGGTCATCAATGCTAGACGCGCTGATGCCGAAGTAGTCGCTTCTTTAAAAAGGCTAGAGGGTGTggatgaagacgacgttGTGAACGGAGAAAATGCGGAGGATCGCGGCCCCGTCGAGCTTGGCGATGCTCTTGGCTTTCTGGACAAGGTCGGG AATCGCTTTCGGGACAAGCCAGAGGCTTACGAGGAGTTTATTGAGATTCTCCAGACCTATAAACGCGAACGGACACCTATTCAGGACACTTACGCTCAAATTAGCGTACTCTTTGAGTCCGCTCCTGATCTCTTGGAAGACTTCAAACAGTTTCTGCCAAAGTCCGCCCCCAGGACGAAGCCCCACAGCCAGATGAAGCAGGATGTCCGACCAAAGAATGAGGATATGCTATGTCAAAACGTTCTCATCTACGGTCACTGCCGAGACAAAGATCAAGGCTGTAAATTCAACCACGGTGATGGCCCTGGCTCTGTTAGTCGAACAACTCGACCGCCGGGTGCGCCGTCGATGGGTTCCACGTCTCTGGAGGAGAAAGACGATCACCACAATCGCAAGAAGAAACGGGAATCGGGTGTCTACATCAATGGTGAAAAGGTGATGGATCTGGACCACCGGAAACGCCCACTCACAAAACGCCagtctccatcatcttccccTGGAAAGGCACCAGGTGGCTCCTCATCCAGCCAAATACCCCCGAGGCCAGGTTCGACTATTGACAACCAAGGGTCTGCAGCCTCAGCGCCTCAGGCCCGGTATGCAAATGTCCCCGTGACCTTCCATCAACCGGTAAGCGATGGTAGCTACTACCCGTATACCATTGCTGAAAGTGATCCTTTGTATGGTAACTATCAGTCGTATCCCATTCCTCAAAGTGATCCCTTTAaaccgccgccgccccctTCATACCTTTACCCCGATGATGCCTTCGAGGCCGACGTTGAAGATGATATCCCACGCCCTAAAAACCCTCTGCGGAAGACTCGTACCTCAGGTATCTACGTCAACGGGAAGAAGGTGCGAGATTCGAATCGCGGAAACTCACCAGTGGGATCTCGCCGTGAGCGTGTTGTCATAGTCGACAACCCGCTCACTCCCTACACTACACCCAACGCCTTGCCCTATACCCCAATAGGTCCTCTGCCAGTGATAGTTGACGAGCGACCTCGCCCTCGCGTCGAGATCGAAATTATTGACGATTCCCGACCGAGACGCCACCGACATGCCTCTGATGTGCCCAGCTCTACCCGCAGCTTGAAGGAGGAGTCGACTCATCCCCGGCATGCATCCGATGTCCCTCGCTCTGCCCGTAGCTTGAATGACGACTACGAAGAGCAAGAGAAGCGACGGCAAAGACGCCGGGAAAGGAGGCAACAGGAAGAGGCAGACGAACGACTTCGGGTTCGCATTAACAAGGCGAATGCTGAGATCAGCGGTCATCCACCAGTTCCTCCTGAGCCCCAACGCTCTTCTCCTTACCGGCGGCCCCCTGTCGAGATCCTCGATCCTGAGGCAGATACTGCCAGAGCCGTACGATGGGATGAGCTTGAGCAGGAGCGTCGCGATGAAGAGGCCCGCTGGCGGGCGCTGAAAAAAGAGGGAAAGGAAATGGAGCCCTCAGCCGGGGTTTTTGATCACGAGGCAGAGCTTGTTGAGGCCGTACGGCGACTAAAAGCTGAGCAAGAGCGCTACGAAGAGGAGGCTCACCGGTTACCTCAGAAGGAAGATGGAAAGGggaaggaaaaggagggggaggaaaaGCGGCCCGCAGTCGAGCTCCCCAATCGTGAAGCAGAGCTTATCGAGGCCGTGCGGCGTCTAGACATTGAGCGGGAGCGCCGCAAAGAGAAGGCTCgaaaggaggagatggaggaagaggaaatCCAGCAAAGGCGTCTGATGGAGCGCATGAAACCGAGGGAACGCTCTTCTGTCGGCTCTGGTAGTCGGCGGAATCGGGTACTCTATGACGAGGGTAGCTACCGATGGGAATAG
- a CDS encoding Peptidase-S8 domain-containing protein → MRVRDTLSGTQVLEPAPAWPSELLKGVKLSVDAMAISSEPKDGAGNEALLLDTVGTILQMAKIARINETNEEIRVFYSHLSWNCFRLQEHLTRARQAMSRLNGELVGQALRHLGSLVPESGLHELPSYPVTPELRLKMLYLHWDEARRRHDQTELDFIHRWLRPGLSEEQRHEVDKALETCADELDKQQPEQHSLRSVHKHVSPEITEPPYTVCKAAKSIYDALVNCKGCSCPDQHDFKAKLELGTYRSPSKKQAVKPAWRRVRRGRGEDDANGGIELDMFLSMERDWHEFRVQTVKERVVRFDPPVDQAPCRGDKIVEQYAKVERLCRPIIKTKTRALQRLVLRLNSGELFEIGFEKSNFQIDHNAEPISLSQCFEDRQDFFTEKTKRILSLIIGYTVLHLHGTSWLQPGWGSSNIKFFQTTSCKTPLRPFIEAQLPKAGPDASAKGFHSIGDDVEDDDDELDSGHCCPEVVALAVVLMEVYFAKPFKRLAAMHDIQLIETKSGRITLMDVDQVFEGDEENEEGWRSQIPEDSPLLEAIDNCLDAELWEDEEGQPLDSVTLRSRMYQKLVRPLELDLTNGFRNIQLDEVDQYARNVDFGKWGQPMSGQESDGRTGLLTPREVMPVRSPSPGPFALLSPGQFAIGADAWKYMHHASRLHSLASISTSDMDSVSNSDFDYKAFQFFDDQVGDGEHSAIETDKYIRWRSEYGQVYKKFVGNYLQDPPSQPVKIAALDTGIDRDHFVFEAREENLKGKKNCYNEAQNNVPDTHGHGTFTANLILDYAPDASLYVIKIADKENTRPDAKIVANAINHAIDKWDVDIISMSFGWPSSDFDGYDALQAAIDKAISKKVLMFAAAANSGGRLGRAYPASSSQVICVHSTNTNGSASEFSPTAEPNAINIATVGESVQSAWPMLLCQNNNADYLMSRSGTSYATPIVAGMAAFLLQYARLHLSEGEALALKRREKMEALLRRCAVRGPSYQPRDGYFFVHLSLDKHNLFGGELDWVSYEISKALKT, encoded by the exons ATGCGCGTGCGCGATACTCTCAGCGGTACTCAAGTGCTCGAGCCGGCTCCAGCGTGGCCATCAGAGCTTCTCAAAGGTGTGAAGTTGAGCGTTGACGCGATGGCCATTTCCTCCGAACCCAAAGATGGGGCCGGCAACGAAGCCCTCCTTCTCGACACTGTCGGAACCATCCTGCAGATGGCCAAAATAGCTCGGATCAACGAGACCAACGAGGAAATCAGAGTCTTCTATAGCCACCTGAGCTGGAACTGCTTCAGACTTCAGGAACACTTGACACGCGCGCGGCAGGCAATGTCTCGTCTCAATGGAGAACTGGTCGGTCAGGCTCTGAGACACCTTGGCTCCCTTGTGCCCGAGAGCGGTCTCCACGAACTCCCTTCATACCCTGTCACACCAGAGCTCCGTCTCAAGATGCTCTACCTGCACTGGGATGAGGCAAGAAGGCGACATGACCAGACAGAGCTCGATTTCATCCACCGGTGGTTGAGACCGGGGCTTTCCGAAGAGCAGAGACACGAGGTGGACAAGGCGTTGGAAACCTGTGCGGATGAACTCGACAAGCAACAGCCGGAGCAGCATTCACTGAGATCCGTTCACAAACATGTCTCTCCTGAAATTACTGAACCACCATACACCGTTTGCAAGGCGGCCAAATCGATTTACGACGCATTGGTCAACTGCAAAGGCTGTTCATGCCCCGATCAGCATGACTTCAAGGCCAAACTCGAACTGGGAACATACCGAAGCCCTTCAAAGAAGCAGGCAGTCAAGCCTGCTTGGAGGCGGGTTCGAAGAGGCCgcggcgaggatgatgcGAATGGGGGCATCGAACTGGACATGTTTCTCTCTATGGAGCGAGATTGGCACGAATTTCGTGTTCAGACCGTCAAAGAGAGAGTTGTTCGGTTTGACCCCCCAGTTGACCAGGCTCCATGTCGTGGGGATAAAATCGTCGAGCAGTATGCAAAGGTGGAGAGACTATGCAGGCCGATTATCAAGACGAAAACCAGGGCGTTGCAGCGGCTTGTCCTGAGGCTGAACAGTGGCGAGCTTTTCGAGATTGGGTTTGAGAAGAGCAACTTCCAGATCGATCACAACGCCGAGCCAATCTCTCTATCGCAATGCTTCGAGGACCGACAGGACTTTTTCACGGAAAAGACAAAGAGAATTCTCTCCCTGATCATTGGCTACACGGTACTCCATCTTCACGGTACATCATGGCTACAGCCTGGATGGGGGTCATCGAATATCAAGTTCTTTCAGACCACATCTTGCAAGACGCCTTTGCGACCTTTTATCGAAGCACAACTACCCAAAGCTGGTCCCGACGCTTCAGCCAAAGGGTTTCACTCCATCGGAGACGATGTagaggacgatgatgacgagctAGATTCAGGGCATTGTTGTCCGGAAGTGGTGGCCCTGGCCGTTGTCCTAATGGAGGTGTATTTCGCCAAGCCCTTCAAAAGATTAGCTGCCATGCACGATATCCAACTCATCGAGACGAAGAGTGGTCGCATAACCCTCATGGATGTGGATCAGGTGTttgagggagatgaggaaaACGAGGAAGGATGGAGATCCCAGATTCCCGAGGATTCACCTCTTCTGGAGGCCATCGATAACTGTCTTGACGCAGAATTgtgggaggatgaagaagggcAGCCCCTCGACAGCGTGACACTAAGGTCACGGATGTATCAAAAGCTGGTCCGGCCACTTGAGCTTGACCTAACCAACGGCTTTCGCAACATTCAATTGGATGAGGTCGACCAATACGCCAGGAATGTTGACTTTGGAAAATGGGGTCAGCCCATGTCTGGCCAAGAGTCAGACGGCCGGACTGGTTTGTTGACCCCCCGGGAGGTCATGCCTGTGCGCTCTCCGTCACCTGGGCCATTCGCCCTGCTTTCCCCAGGCCAGTTTGCTATTGGAGCAGATGCGTGGAAATATATGCATCATGCTTCACGCCTGCACTCTTTAGCCTCGATTTCGACATCGGATATGGACTCAGTGTCAAATTCTGATTTTGACTACAAGGCGTTCCAGTTCTTTGACGATCAAGTTGGCGATGGGGAGCATTCTGCGATAGA GACCGATAAGTACATAAGATGGAGATCTGAATACGGGCAGGTTTACAAGAAATTCGTCGGCAACTACCTTCAGGACCCCCCATCACAGCCGGTGAAGATCGCGGCTCTCGACACTGGCATTGACAGAGACCATTTTGTCTTTGAAGCCCGCGAGGAGAACCTCAAAGGCAAGAAGAATTGTTACAACGAAGCTCAGAATAACGTGCCAGATACCCATGGACATGGCACCTTTACCGCGAACCTTATTCTGGACTATGCTCCAGATGCTAGTCTCTACGTTATTAAGATAGCGGACAAGGAGAATACGAGACCAGACGCAAAGATCGTGGCCAAC GCCATCAACCACGCTATAGATAAATGGGATGTCGATATCATCTCCATGTCGTTTGGGTGGCCATCGTCCGACTTTGATGGCTACGATGCTCTTCAAGCCGCAATCGACAAGGCAATATCCAAAAAAGTACTCATGtttgctgccgccgccaacTCCGGTGGTCGACTAGGCCGGGCATACCCAGCCAGCAGCTCACAAGTCATTTGCGTGCACTCGACCAATACAAACGGGAGTGCGTCAGAATTTAGCCCGACGGCCGAGCCCAACGCCATCAACATTGCAACGGTGGGTGAGTCGGTCCAGTCGGCGTGGCCCATGCTGCTCTGCCAGAACAATAACGCAGACTACTTGATGTCCCGGTCCGGCACATCGTACGCGACTCCCATTGTTGCGGGAATGGCGGCGTTCCTGCTGCAATATGCGCGTCTGCATCTTTCTGAGGGTGAGGCACTGGCGCTGAAGCGGagagagaagatggaggcccTACTAAGGAGGTGTGCCGTGCGAGGGCCGAGTTACCAGCCCAGGGATGGATACTTCTTTGTTCATCTAAGTTTGGATAAGCATAATCTCTTTGGAGGGGAGCTGGATTGGGTTAGTTATGAGATTTCAAAGGCATTAAAGACATAG